GAATGAAGCTGTCCACAGTTGCTGTGGCATCTACACACTTTcttcactgagtgtgtgtgcgtgtgcatgcatgtgtacgTGCTCCTCAGGCTGAGGTTATCTCATCTATCTTAAGCGGAGGATTAACACGGAGGGTACAGGATTTGTCTCCTGCAGTACCACAGCATATGTGATCAATAAATTCATATATTCACTATACTGagtcattattaatattattattattattattattgttattattattattatgatagcTGAGCCAGTAATGGAGCACAGAGTGTCTGTGACGCTGCACTGATCAGAGGATGGAGCTCAGCCACACTGGGACGACTGGAAGTGATTTAATGACGTTAGTGGACGACTGCAGAGGACCCGAGTGTTGCTGAGGAGAGAAAAATCCAGCCCTGCATCTGTAATGaggacgagcagcagcagagtacACAGGAGCGCCGTTACGTAATCCCTCGCTCTCTGTTCTCTGCGGCTCAGAGGGCGGAGGGGAGGTTACATAACTGCTTATTTACGGCAGACTGAACAACGGAATAGGCTTTGGTTCAAAGCGTGACAGGGTGGTGGCTGCTCCTGCCGCCAAATGGTCTCAGTGGTGAAGTCAgtatttccacattttatttattgtctgtATGATAGTTATTTCTATCAGTCACTGGTTTTTCTCACGCCTCAGCTCCGTGTGCAGTGAGGTCGCAATGTTATAACTTTAGAGGCAAACTACACTTAAAACCACTTTAAAAATGGTCTTGACGGAATTATTAAACAAAGTATGGATATAAcgccatttaaaaaatgtacaaaagatACATCTTTGAAAAGTACAGAAAGGGAGATGGTGAATGTCTCCAATGTCTCACAGATTTTAATGGCACTTTCGTTTGAAATAAAGATattacatgacatgtcatttcatttagcagacgcttttatccaaagcaacttacaagggaattgagtacaacctgccgggggtggagttgaactagcgaccatgaagtcttttgcacacacggcatcggtcttaaccactgagccaccccacCTCCAGATATCAGTCAGTGTTGTGCAGTGAGGTTGCCATGTTGTGGGTGACAGTGTGACCTGCGTGACTTTGTCTCCGTTCCTCCTCCAGCCACCATGACTCACCAGTATCCCGCACTGACTCCTGAGCAGAAGAAGGAGCTGCAGGACATCGCTCAGAGGATAGTCGCTCCTGGAAAGGGCATCCTCGCCGCCGATGAGTCCACCGGTGTGTGAAATTTACACTAACCCTAAACCCACTGACTGAACTCTGGTCAACCTGTTCACAGGATTACTAAAAGCTGCTGTTGCACAATAATTGAAATTTCAATATAATCAAAATGATTGAAGATGTAACTGCAGTTATGTGTCGTGCCTGTGATTCAATGGCGTGATTGTGCCGTTTACAGGCAGCATGGCCAAGCGTCTGAACCCCATCGGGGTGGAGAACACAGAGGAGAACAGGCGTCGCTACCGTCAGCTGCTCTTCACGGCCGACCAGAGCATGGACAGCTGCATCGGAGGCGTGATCTTCTTCCACGAAACTCTTTACCAGAACACAGACGACGGCGTTCCCTTCGCCAAGCTCATCAAAGACCGCGGCATTGTCGTCGGCATCAAGGTGAAGGAACGATGCAGAGATGATGACTTAGTGTCGCCTCCTCTCCTCAGGTGTTTGCCTGAGCTTTGAATGGACCCTCGTCTGTTTTGTCGATGTTATTCTTCAGCTCAGTGTTTACGGTTACAGgcagtgcttgtgtgtgttcagcagGTAAAACAAGAAATGTTGTGTAAAGGGAAACACAGACCCACTGTCAGCTTGtttagacagacacacagaagacGAGCAGATCAGGATAACACAGTGAAAGTGCTTTAAGTTCAGGGACGTTGTATCAGACGAGGATTTGGTTTCAAGCTTAATCTTAAAATCCTGAGTGAATTCACATTCAcagcctctgtctctgtgtccacaggTGGACAAAGGTGTTGTCCCTCTTGCTGGAACAAATGGAGAGACCACGACTCAGGGTACAGTCGGCCGCTTTAGTCACGCTCTCACTAACATCACAAACTCCTTGTTGCCGTGGGTTTGAACAGATCCTCTGCTCTGTTGATGACCGTAGGTCTCGACGGGCTGTCTGAGCGCTGTGCTCAGTACAAGAAGGACGGCGCAGACTTCGCCAAGTGGCGCTCGGTGCTGAAGATCAGCGACACCACTCCGTCTGAGCTCGCTATCCTGGAGAACGCCAACGTCCTGGCACGATATGCTAGCATCTGCCAGCAGGTCGCTTAtagttttttaaatataatcattctaatgttattattgtaatacTAATGAAGCTTGGACTCAGATGAGGCTGCAGGCTTATGTTTAGCGTCTGTAAACTGCTGACAAGTTCAAGTTCAAAGCTgatgttatcattattgttgttattattattattattattattattattattatcatagtaataataataataatgtaaatgtattttcttctgtctcctAGAATGGTATTGTTCCTATTGTGGAGCCTGAGATCCTTCCTGATGGAGACCATGACCTGAAACGTTGCCAGTACGTCACTGAGAAGGTAATTTAAAGAGCAACACAGTGTCATTAAGTCTTTATGTTACTACATATCCACAGtcttgtaactgtcagtgtgtgtgtgtgtgtgtaggtcctCGCTGCAGTGTACAAGTCCCTGTCAGACCACCACGTGTACCTGGAGGGGACACTGCTCAAACCCAACATGGTCACACCTGGACACTCCTGCCCCACCAAGTACAGCGGCGAGGAAATCGCCATGGCTACTGTCACTGCCCTGCGTCGCACCGTGCCTCCTGCTGTTCCAGGTTTCCAAAGATTTTAAAGTGACTTGTTTATTGAGCTATAAAATAAAGCCATAGCGTGTTTGATATGATGCATGAactctctgtctcctcaggaGTGACCTTCTTGTCTGGTGGCCAGTCAGAGGAGGAGGCCAGTGTGAACCTTAATGCCATGAACAACTGTTCGCTCCCCAGGCCCTGGGCCCTGACCTTCTCCTATGGCCGTGCTCTGCAGGCCTCTGCCCTCAACGCCTGGAGAGGAGAGCTGAGCAACGAGAAGGCCAGCACCGAGGAGTTCCTCAAACGTGCTCAGGTCAGACGAAAACCCGTCCACGTACATCAGGACGTGACTGTTGCTCTATGCCGCGTTCTGAAAGACACTTtactttctctcctctctccaggCAAACAGTCTGGCTGCGCTCGGCAAGTACGAGTCTTCTGGAAGCGCCGGCTCCGCAGGAAAGTCCCTCTACGTAGCTAACCATGCCTACTAAACATcactgtaccacacacacatgtgaactAGTTCTAATGAATATTTGCTCTGCTTTTCTCCCCTGCGCCTTCACACATCACAGGCCTGTGCTGTCTACTGTACTTTAGAGTCGTCAGAGTCCTTAAAATGATCTTAACTATATGTATTTAATAACATAATGTGAAACTACTATACTTAAGGGAACAGGAgagttgttattttgtttgtttttttaaatcaaacagttgTTTTGCGACAATTTAGGATAAAAGTAAACACTGGTTTTCTAACACAGTTCCTCTGCGACGCAGTTCCTCTCAGTCAGTATTCAGTTCACGCACCGGTCTTCACATGTAGTGTTTTCTGTCAACCACTcctgagcaggtgtgtgtgtgtctgtgtttggctTCTGTCAGAATAAAGTGCTTAAAGTGCTTCTATTTAAAAACTGCTGCAGTAACACTCCCTGACAGTGGGACCAAGCGATTATTAGCGATTATCCAAACATTCCCAAAGGGACGAGACAGTGAAGACTTTTCATGTTGAGTGTTTGTTGTACTTTGAGACAGCTGTAGCtccagcagaggtcagaggtcactgtgttttaactAAACAAATATACACCACGATGCAAACGTATGATTGAGCTTAACCTTTCTGTTCCCACACTTTAATCACACCCTGCAACCTCGTCGGTTCTAAGTGTAACATTAGCTTTAAATCACAGTCAGCGATTAATGTATTCAGTTGTGTGAAGGTGTCAATATTTAGTGATTCCAGTGTGTCATCACCCCTCCTGTTTCCCTGAGTCAGCCCCGTGGGAAAACGACATGGTTTCTATTGACGCGAACATAAAACGGACCAAACCCACGGGATGAGACGCAGGGAAACAGTCACTGCTGTGTTGAAATGATGTTTGTGATCGTTACCATTGTTCTTGAAGCACTTGGTGTATCAAATAGTGAAAGAAATAAACGTTAAAAAACTTAACTCTttctgctttgtgttgtttctgtgatgtgatgtagtTACAGTAATGACCTTACAGAAGAGTATCTTGTAAATCTTTATCACCGTCACCAAGAACTCCTCTTTTCATCAGCCTGGCTTTATCTGTAACTTCCTGATGTTTGTGTGACGGTTAggtctaaaataaaataaataaaaaaaatgatttggtgtgtgtatgtgggttcAGACACGAcatctgtatacatatatatatatatatatatatatatatatatatatatatattcatgcaCTTGTGTGAATGTtcgtttattttctctttttgtagTAGTTAAAGTGAATGAAGGCAATGaggactttttcttttacatttttaaaaatac
This genomic stretch from Solea senegalensis isolate Sse05_10M linkage group LG13, IFAPA_SoseM_1, whole genome shotgun sequence harbors:
- the aldocb gene encoding fructose-bisphosphate aldolase C-B, with protein sequence MTHQYPALTPEQKKELQDIAQRIVAPGKGILAADESTGSMAKRLNPIGVENTEENRRRYRQLLFTADQSMDSCIGGVIFFHETLYQNTDDGVPFAKLIKDRGIVVGIKVDKGVVPLAGTNGETTTQGLDGLSERCAQYKKDGADFAKWRSVLKISDTTPSELAILENANVLARYASICQQNGIVPIVEPEILPDGDHDLKRCQYVTEKVLAAVYKSLSDHHVYLEGTLLKPNMVTPGHSCPTKYSGEEIAMATVTALRRTVPPAVPGVTFLSGGQSEEEASVNLNAMNNCSLPRPWALTFSYGRALQASALNAWRGELSNEKASTEEFLKRAQANSLAALGKYESSGSAGSAGKSLYVANHAY